The Halanaerobiales bacterium genome has a segment encoding these proteins:
- a CDS encoding DUF368 domain-containing protein codes for MSRFWEFFIKGMPIGISNTLPGVSGGTMALVLKIYDELVNSIKKLNLKVLIPIGLGAVVGVFLSSTLIINLLENFNLFMTAYLMGLILASAKVTYNEIADFNLFSIILVAVGLIFAYFYSVDINGAVNSESISLIKYFSGGAIGSVAMILPGISGGTILVMLGLYQSVLTAISNFDFMIIIVFGLGVAFGLLIFSWLLSYFLNNYRSLLMALLTGLIIGSTRSVIPPQLTFSVITGFLLGIGSIYLLLKVED; via the coding sequence CGATTTTGGGAGTTTTTTATAAAAGGAATGCCAATTGGTATTTCTAATACTTTGCCTGGAGTTAGCGGAGGAACGATGGCCCTGGTTCTTAAAATTTATGATGAATTAGTAAATAGTATAAAAAAACTTAATTTAAAAGTACTTATTCCCATTGGTTTGGGGGCAGTAGTTGGAGTATTTTTAAGTTCTACATTGATTATAAATTTGCTGGAAAATTTTAATTTATTTATGACTGCTTATTTAATGGGATTGATACTGGCTTCTGCTAAAGTTACTTATAATGAAATTGCTGATTTTAATCTTTTTTCTATTATACTTGTTGCTGTTGGGCTAATTTTTGCCTATTTTTATTCTGTAGATATTAATGGAGCAGTAAATAGTGAAAGTATTTCCTTAATTAAATATTTTAGTGGAGGAGCTATTGGTAGTGTAGCAATGATTTTACCTGGAATTAGTGGAGGAACTATTCTGGTAATGCTTGGTTTATATCAAAGTGTACTTACTGCGATTAGTAATTTTGACTTTATGATTATTATAGTCTTTGGTTTGGGAGTTGCTTTTGGTTTACTAATTTTTTCCTGGCTTTTATCATATTTTTTAAATAATTATCGATCTTTACTGATGGCTTTACTGACAGGTTTAATTATTGGCTCAACAAGGAGTGTAATACCTCCCCAATTAACTTTTAGTGTAATAACAGGATTTTTATTGGGAATTGGCTCTATATATTTATTATTAAAAGTAGAAGACTAG